A genomic segment from Meleagris gallopavo isolate NT-WF06-2002-E0010 breed Aviagen turkey brand Nicholas breeding stock chromosome 25, Turkey_5.1, whole genome shotgun sequence encodes:
- the LOC104914273 gene encoding tubulin-folding cofactor B-like, translating to MGVLLQETTCIFLPSYAKAKPGSSWENVPTRPPSLKIVFHHETLLCLLRLHSVRSFLRRRRWGRFDADAEQQRGEEEEQRRAEEAELAATMSPGCRCLVSLPGQPQHRGTIAYVGLTDFKPGHWVGVRYDEPVGKHDGRYGALRVTWGPQTAHRWHLGSSRVPRGPQMAPCVLKGSYWSPMMAEVSPRVPK from the exons ATGGGTGTCCTGCTACAAGAGACCACTTGCATCTTCCTACCTTCGTATGCAAAGGCAaagccaggcagcagctgggaaaaTGTGCCTACCAGGCCCCCAAGCCTAAAAATCGTCTTCCACCATGAGACACTGCTCTGTCTTTTGCGTCTCC ACTCGGTCCGTTCCTTCCTCCGCCGGCGCCGCTGGGGCCGTTTCGATGCGGATGCGGAGCAGCAGCGCggggaggaagaagagcagcGCAGGGCggaggaagcagagctggcagccacCATGAGCCCGGGATGCCGCTGCCTCGTCAGCCTCCCCGGGCAGCCCCAGCACCGGGGCACCATCGCCTACGTGG GCTTGACCGACTTCAAACCCGGACATTGGGTGGGGGTCCGCTACGATGAGCCCGTGGGGAAACATGATGGCAGGTATGGGGCACTGCGTGTCACCTGGGGTCCCCAAACGGCCCACAGGTGGCACCTGGGGTCCTCAAGGGTCCCCCGGGGTCCCCAAATGGCTCCCTGTGTCCTCAAAGGGTCCTACTGGTCCCCAATGATGGCAGAGGTGTCCCCTAGGGTCCCCAAATGA
- the LAPTM5 gene encoding lysosomal-associated transmembrane protein 5 isoform X2: MTAQTKHPKCCFFNIKTATLALGVFHMVMSILLLIEYSLEVASGKGYCKDLDKDYYRIADVTTSFLLIIMLFVISFNLLFGVVKKRERLLIPFLALQVMDFLLSLLTMFSSYIQVPAMVSVSSLRHTEHLKTPFLALQLLDFCLSILTLCSSYMEVPTYLSLKSADNRGFMPALEKLPTEEYAKVMVTFTVAFIAVLFLKAYMFKCVLSCFKYIKASKREELKADLKAVEKAVLPSYEEALELPSKECPPPYVAV, encoded by the exons ATGACTGCCCAAACCAAGCACCCAAAATGCTGCTTCTTCAACATCAAGACAGCAACTCTTGCTCTGGGGGTCTTTCACATG GTGATGAGCATCTTGCTGCTGATCGAGTATTCCCTGGAGGTGGCGAGTGGGAAGGGCTACTGCAAAGATCTGGACAAGGATTACTACAGAATTG CTGATGTCACCACCAGTTTCCTGTTGATCATCATGCTGTTTGTCATCAGCTTCAACCTCCTCTTCGGGGTGGTGAAG aagAGGGAACGCCTCCTGATCCCGTTCCTTGCTCTACAAGTCATGGACTTTCTCCTCAGCCTCCTAACAATGTTCAGTTCCTACATCCAAGTCCCAGCAATGGTTTCAGTGTCATCCCTCAGACACACA GAGCACCTGAAGACCCCTTtcctggctctgcagctgctggactTCTGCCTGAGCATCCTGACCCTCTGCAGCTCCTACATGGAGGTGCCCACGTACCTCAGCCTCAAGTCTGCAGATAACAGG GGCTTTATGCCAGCCCTGGAGAAGTTACCAACAGAGGAATATGCCAAAGTGATGGTCACCTTCACTGTTGCATTCATTGCTGTCCTCTTCTTGAAG gCCTATATGTTCAAATGTGTCCTGAGCTGCTTTAAGTACATTAAAGCCAGTAAGAGAGAGGAGCTGAAAGCTGACCTGAAGGCAGTTGAGAAG gctgtgctgccatcttATGAGGAAGCCTTGGAGTTGCCTTCCAAGGAATGCCCACCACCCTATGTAGCAGTCTGA
- the LAPTM5 gene encoding lysosomal-associated transmembrane protein 5 isoform X1: MTAQTKHPKCCFFNIKTATLALGVFHMVMSILLLIEYSLEVASGKGYCKDLDKDYYRIADVTTSFLLIIMLFVISFNLLFGVVKKRERLLIPFLALQVMDFLLSLLTMFSSYIQVPAMVSVSSLRHTQEHLKTPFLALQLLDFCLSILTLCSSYMEVPTYLSLKSADNRGFMPALEKLPTEEYAKVMVTFTVAFIAVLFLKAYMFKCVLSCFKYIKASKREELKADLKAVEKAVLPSYEEALELPSKECPPPYVAV; the protein is encoded by the exons ATGACTGCCCAAACCAAGCACCCAAAATGCTGCTTCTTCAACATCAAGACAGCAACTCTTGCTCTGGGGGTCTTTCACATG GTGATGAGCATCTTGCTGCTGATCGAGTATTCCCTGGAGGTGGCGAGTGGGAAGGGCTACTGCAAAGATCTGGACAAGGATTACTACAGAATTG CTGATGTCACCACCAGTTTCCTGTTGATCATCATGCTGTTTGTCATCAGCTTCAACCTCCTCTTCGGGGTGGTGAAG aagAGGGAACGCCTCCTGATCCCGTTCCTTGCTCTACAAGTCATGGACTTTCTCCTCAGCCTCCTAACAATGTTCAGTTCCTACATCCAAGTCCCAGCAATGGTTTCAGTGTCATCCCTCAGACACACA CAGGAGCACCTGAAGACCCCTTtcctggctctgcagctgctggactTCTGCCTGAGCATCCTGACCCTCTGCAGCTCCTACATGGAGGTGCCCACGTACCTCAGCCTCAAGTCTGCAGATAACAGG GGCTTTATGCCAGCCCTGGAGAAGTTACCAACAGAGGAATATGCCAAAGTGATGGTCACCTTCACTGTTGCATTCATTGCTGTCCTCTTCTTGAAG gCCTATATGTTCAAATGTGTCCTGAGCTGCTTTAAGTACATTAAAGCCAGTAAGAGAGAGGAGCTGAAAGCTGACCTGAAGGCAGTTGAGAAG gctgtgctgccatcttATGAGGAAGCCTTGGAGTTGCCTTCCAAGGAATGCCCACCACCCTATGTAGCAGTCTGA